The Sulfitobacter sp. SK011 genome has a window encoding:
- a CDS encoding GH1 family beta-glucosidase, which yields MQFKRSDFPAGFKFGAATSSYQIEGHAYGGAGKTHWDSFAATPGNVVRAENGDIGCDHYHLYEQDLDLVAAAGFDCYRFSTSWARVLPTGRGTPNPEGLDFYDRLTDAMLERGLKPCATLYHWELPSPLADVGGWRNRDIAGWFADFTETIMGRIGDRMYSVAPINEPWCVGWLSHFLGHHAPGLRDIRATARAMHHVLLAHGRAIQTMRGLGMENLGAVFNMEWATPVDQTPQAAQAAALYDGYYNRFFLEGVFKGRYPDNVMEGLGPHMPDGWQDDFDTIGSQVDWCGINYYTRKIIAPDDGPWPGHHEVPGPLPKTQMAWEIYPQGLRDFLIRTAQEYTGELPLYVTENGMANDDHLVDGVVNDQGRIDYLNSHVAAAKEAIAAGVPLRGYMVWSLMDNYEWALGYEKRFGLVHVDFETLRRTPKASYMALKSALSG from the coding sequence ATGCAATTCAAACGCTCAGACTTTCCAGCCGGATTTAAGTTCGGGGCCGCAACGTCCAGTTACCAGATCGAAGGCCACGCGTATGGAGGGGCTGGGAAAACTCACTGGGACAGCTTTGCCGCGACTCCTGGAAATGTTGTGCGTGCGGAAAATGGCGATATCGGCTGTGATCATTATCACCTGTACGAACAGGATCTCGATCTGGTTGCGGCGGCGGGGTTTGATTGTTACCGGTTCTCGACAAGTTGGGCGCGTGTGTTGCCAACGGGTCGCGGTACGCCAAACCCTGAGGGGCTGGATTTTTACGACCGTTTAACAGACGCTATGCTGGAACGCGGGCTGAAACCCTGTGCCACTCTTTATCATTGGGAATTGCCATCACCGCTGGCCGATGTGGGGGGATGGCGGAACCGTGATATTGCCGGGTGGTTTGCCGATTTCACCGAAACCATCATGGGGCGCATTGGCGACCGGATGTACAGCGTGGCCCCAATCAATGAGCCTTGGTGCGTCGGGTGGCTGTCGCATTTTCTGGGCCATCACGCGCCGGGATTGCGCGACATTCGTGCCACGGCACGGGCAATGCATCACGTATTGCTGGCGCATGGTCGTGCAATCCAGACGATGCGCGGACTGGGCATGGAAAACCTTGGTGCGGTCTTTAACATGGAATGGGCCACGCCCGTCGATCAGACGCCGCAAGCCGCGCAGGCGGCAGCGCTTTATGATGGCTATTACAACCGCTTTTTTCTGGAGGGTGTTTTTAAGGGCCGCTATCCGGACAATGTGATGGAAGGGCTGGGCCCACATATGCCGGACGGCTGGCAGGACGATTTCGACACCATTGGATCGCAAGTCGACTGGTGCGGTATCAATTATTACACCCGCAAGATAATCGCCCCCGACGATGGCCCCTGGCCCGGACATCACGAGGTTCCCGGCCCGTTACCCAAAACGCAGATGGCGTGGGAAATATACCCACAAGGGCTGCGTGATTTTCTAATCAGAACTGCGCAGGAATATACTGGTGAATTGCCACTTTATGTTACCGAAAACGGCATGGCTAACGACGATCATTTGGTGGATGGCGTGGTGAATGATCAGGGACGCATTGATTATCTGAACAGCCATGTCGCGGCGGCCAAAGAAGCGATTGCGGCGGGTGTGCCCCTTAGGGGCTACATGGTCTGGTCTTTGATGGACAACTACGAGTGGGCGCTCGGCTATGAAAAGCGGTTTGGCTTGGTACATGTCGATTTTGAAACGCTCCGGCGCACACCAAAGGCGTCTTATATGGCCTTAAAGTCCGCACTTTCAGGTTGA
- a CDS encoding GNAT family N-acetyltransferase produces the protein MNRNTTSDRPVGAPVRDWTPPAMPSGEILNGRYARLEPLTAEKHAALLFRSFDGHDHIWDYMADGPYSSASQYHRWVRDNAGLSDPLFYAIRNLETDCWEGVASYLRIAPKSGSIEVGSISYSPALQRTRAATEAMYLMMKWAFEAGYRRYEWKCNALNAPSRRAAQRLGLSFEGVFRQALVIKGRNRDTAWFAAIDKEWPALREAFEAWLSPSNFTPEGVQIERLGDLTGLVRATSDPTL, from the coding sequence ATGAATAGGAATACAACATCTGACCGCCCAGTTGGCGCGCCCGTACGGGACTGGACGCCGCCAGCCATGCCGTCTGGCGAAATCCTGAACGGGCGCTACGCCCGTTTGGAACCACTGACGGCTGAGAAACACGCGGCCTTGTTGTTTCGCAGCTTTGATGGCCATGACCATATTTGGGATTACATGGCGGACGGGCCGTATTCGTCCGCGTCGCAGTACCACCGCTGGGTCCGAGATAATGCGGGGCTTTCTGATCCACTTTTTTACGCCATCCGCAATCTTGAGACCGATTGCTGGGAAGGGGTTGCAAGTTATCTGCGCATTGCACCCAAAAGCGGTTCTATCGAGGTTGGTAGCATCAGTTACAGCCCTGCATTGCAACGGACGCGTGCCGCGACCGAGGCGATGTATCTGATGATGAAATGGGCATTTGAGGCTGGATACCGTCGCTATGAGTGGAAATGCAACGCGCTCAACGCACCTTCGCGGCGGGCCGCACAGCGACTGGGCCTCAGTTTTGAGGGGGTGTTTCGACAGGCGCTGGTGATCAAGGGTCGCAATCGTGACACCGCCTGGTTTGCCGCCATCGACAAAGAATGGCCCGCGCTGAGGGAGGCCTTTGAAGCCTGGCTGTCACCCAGTAATTTTACTCCGGAAGGGGTTCAGATTGAACGCTTGGGTGATTTGACAGGACTGGTGCGGGCGACAAGCGACCCAACGCTTTAA
- a CDS encoding DUF1467 family protein, which translates to MGVVSGLVLFAIIWFMTFFVALPIRVQTQGDLKDVVPGTHAGAPEHHHLKKKALWTTFVAVILWCIIAGIILSGWISVDDIERWLHPVATSGTSG; encoded by the coding sequence ATGGGTGTCGTCTCTGGTCTCGTTTTGTTTGCAATCATCTGGTTCATGACATTCTTTGTTGCGTTGCCGATCCGGGTGCAGACCCAAGGCGATCTAAAGGACGTGGTGCCGGGGACCCATGCGGGCGCGCCGGAACATCATCACCTTAAGAAAAAGGCGCTGTGGACCACGTTTGTCGCGGTGATTCTGTGGTGCATTATCGCGGGGATCATCCTGTCTGGCTGGATCAGCGTGGACGATATTGAGCGTTGGCTTCACCCTGTGGCAACAAGTGGAACAAGTGGGTAA
- a CDS encoding hemerythrin domain-containing protein gives MPSIYDAIKDDHDKHRKLLDQIAETSGDSKERREAWDSFYHDVKSHAAAEEETFYSKLISKTWGQDAARHSVHEHQQLDDIMEELHEMDMSSSGWLTRFKTLKHDYEHHMEEEEKDVFKRAQEVIDASEIEGYGARFEARKKEERGLIDKKRKDSLED, from the coding sequence ATGCCATCAATTTATGACGCCATCAAAGACGACCATGACAAACATCGCAAACTGCTGGATCAGATCGCTGAGACCAGCGGCGACAGCAAAGAGCGCCGAGAAGCATGGGACAGTTTTTACCACGATGTAAAATCTCACGCCGCAGCAGAAGAAGAAACATTCTATTCCAAACTGATTTCTAAGACCTGGGGCCAGGATGCTGCGCGCCATTCTGTTCATGAGCACCAGCAACTTGATGATATCATGGAAGAATTGCACGAAATGGATATGTCATCTTCCGGCTGGCTGACCCGGTTCAAAACGCTGAAGCATGATTACGAACATCACATGGAAGAAGAAGAAAAAGATGTCTTCAAACGGGCCCAAGAAGTAATCGACGCCAGCGAAATCGAAGGGTACGGCGCGCGTTTCGAGGCGCGAAAAAAAGAAGAACGCGGATTGATCGACAAAAAACGCAAAGACAGTCTGGAAGACTAA
- the mce gene encoding methylmalonyl-CoA epimerase translates to MIGRLNHVAIAVPDLDAAADQYRNALGAKVGAPQDEPDHGVTVIFIELPNTKIELLYPLGENSPIQGFLEKNPSGGIHHICYEVDDIIAARDHLKSTGARVLGTGEPRIGAHGKPVLFLHPKDFNGALVELEEV, encoded by the coding sequence ATGATCGGACGCCTTAATCATGTGGCCATCGCCGTGCCAGACCTTGACGCGGCAGCAGACCAATACCGCAACGCGCTGGGTGCGAAAGTTGGCGCGCCGCAGGACGAACCAGACCACGGCGTCACGGTGATCTTTATCGAATTGCCCAATACCAAGATCGAATTGCTCTATCCTTTGGGTGAAAACAGCCCAATCCAAGGGTTTCTGGAAAAGAACCCGTCGGGTGGTATTCATCACATCTGCTATGAAGTCGACGATATTATTGCCGCCCGTGATCATCTGAAATCAACGGGTGCGCGTGTATTGGGGACGGGCGAACCCAGAATTGGCGCGCATGGCAAGCCGGTGCTTTTCCTGCATCCCAAGGATTTCAACGGTGCCTTGGTCGAGTTGGAAGAGGTTTAG
- a CDS encoding EI24 domain-containing protein → MGISVILQSFGLAVGQLSDAQFRRVFLIGIGLSLALLIGATAGFSWFIEWVTPEEAWLPVLGEVRWLNDLLSWGAAFLLAFLSIFLMVPVASAITSMFLDDVADAVEGVHYPDLPPAHRTSFGDALRDTVNFLGVLIGANLLAIVLYLLFAPAAIFIFWALNGFLLGREYYTMAAIRRVGRKRAKALRRENFGTIWLAGILMAMPLSVPLLNLLIPILGAATFTHLFHLLPQGEANAQYRPR, encoded by the coding sequence ATGGGTATCTCAGTGATATTGCAATCTTTTGGCTTGGCGGTGGGACAATTGTCAGACGCACAGTTTCGCCGGGTGTTTTTGATCGGTATTGGCCTGTCCTTGGCGCTGTTGATCGGCGCGACTGCCGGGTTTTCGTGGTTTATCGAGTGGGTCACCCCGGAAGAGGCGTGGCTGCCTGTTTTGGGCGAAGTCAGATGGTTGAATGACCTGCTTTCATGGGGGGCCGCATTTCTGCTGGCCTTCCTGTCGATCTTTTTGATGGTGCCGGTTGCCTCTGCCATCACGTCGATGTTTCTGGATGACGTCGCGGATGCGGTTGAGGGCGTACACTATCCCGATCTGCCGCCTGCACACCGGACATCCTTTGGCGATGCCCTGCGTGATACGGTGAATTTTCTGGGCGTGCTGATCGGGGCAAACCTGCTCGCGATTGTGCTTTACCTGCTTTTTGCCCCAGCCGCGATATTCATTTTCTGGGCGCTGAACGGATTTTTGCTTGGCCGTGAATACTACACGATGGCCGCGATCCGACGGGTCGGGCGCAAACGCGCCAAGGCGTTGCGGCGCGAGAACTTTGGCACCATCTGGCTGGCCGGTATTCTAATGGCGATGCCGCTGTCTGTACCGCTTTTGAACTTGCTGATCCCGATTTTGGGGGCTGCGACGTTTACCCACTTGTTCCACTTGTTGCCACAGGGTGAAGCCAACGCTCAATATCGTCCACGCTGA
- a CDS encoding substrate-binding domain-containing protein, whose product MNLKRLAEILNLSQTTVSRALNGYSDVSEATRTRVQQAAEQYDYRPSMRAKSLATGRAMAIGHVIPVTSSHEMVNPVFGDFIAGAGETYSSRGYDTLLKLVPDGDEERVYRDLKSRGTVDGIIVHGPRMNDQRIALLHEIGLPFVVHGRASDIEGGYSWLDVNNKSAFERATKFLLDLGHSRIALINGLEEMDFAHRRRNGYVQALKDRHIDPDPALMRSEEMTEIYGYRSAREMLSLPAAPTAFLTSSMISAIGVRRALEDAGLKMGRDVSVITHDDDLSYLKNGEGVPIFTATRSSVRDAGRECAKMLLDYIQDPSMEPVTRLLEVDLTVGYSTEPVSRHALVQG is encoded by the coding sequence ATGAACCTCAAGAGACTGGCAGAAATACTTAATCTATCTCAGACCACGGTCAGCCGGGCGCTAAATGGCTATTCAGATGTAAGCGAGGCCACGCGCACAAGGGTGCAGCAGGCGGCAGAACAGTATGACTACAGGCCCAGCATGCGCGCCAAGAGCCTTGCAACCGGGCGGGCTATGGCCATTGGTCATGTCATCCCGGTCACATCAAGTCATGAAATGGTCAATCCGGTCTTTGGCGACTTTATCGCTGGTGCGGGCGAAACCTATTCCTCACGTGGTTATGATACGCTTCTCAAGCTGGTGCCAGATGGCGATGAAGAACGGGTTTACCGCGACCTGAAATCACGGGGGACAGTGGACGGAATTATCGTTCACGGGCCGCGCATGAATGATCAACGGATCGCACTTTTACATGAAATTGGGTTGCCTTTCGTGGTGCATGGCCGCGCCTCGGACATTGAGGGCGGATATTCGTGGCTGGACGTGAACAACAAAAGTGCGTTTGAACGGGCAACGAAATTCCTGCTTGATCTGGGGCACAGCCGCATCGCTTTGATCAATGGATTGGAAGAGATGGACTTCGCCCATCGCAGGCGAAATGGGTATGTGCAGGCGCTTAAGGATCGGCATATTGACCCGGATCCAGCGCTCATGCGCAGTGAGGAAATGACCGAGATTTATGGCTATCGCTCGGCCCGCGAGATGCTGAGCCTACCAGCTGCGCCAACGGCTTTTTTGACCTCTTCGATGATCTCGGCCATTGGCGTGCGCCGGGCATTGGAAGATGCGGGGCTTAAAATGGGGCGGGATGTGTCGGTCATTACCCATGACGACGATCTGTCGTATCTCAAAAACGGTGAGGGGGTTCCGATCTTTACGGCCACCCGGTCTTCCGTGCGCGATGCAGGTCGCGAATGTGCGAAAATGCTGCTTGATTATATTCAAGATCCTTCGATGGAACCGGTCACGCGTCTTCTCGAGGTGGATTTGACGGTGGGATATTCAACAGAACCGGTATCTCGGCACGCCTTGGTACAGGGGTAA
- the aspS gene encoding aspartate--tRNA ligase codes for MHAYRSQTCAELTKENVGDTVRLSGWVHRVRDHGGVLFLDLRDHYGITQVICDADSPAFVELEKARSEWCIRVDGTVKARDESLVNPKLPTGAIEVYASDIEVLGAAAELPLQVFGDQEYPEETRLRYRYLDLRREKMQANMVLRSDVVASMRKRMWDAKFREFQTPIITASSPEGARDFLVPSRLHPGKFYALPQAPQQFKQLLMVSGFDKYFQIAPCFRDEDPRADRSPTDFYQLDLEMSFVTQQDVFDTIQPVIGGIFEEFGGGRKVDQDWPQISYKDAALWYGSDKPDLRNPIKMQVVSDHFAGSGFAIFAKLLEQEGTEIRAIPAPTGGSRKFCDRMNAFAQKEGLPGMGYIFWREKTADAVAQELGISVKEAQAKLKSGEVEGGMEAAGPLAKNIGPERTEAIREQLGLNVGDAAFFLGGKPKAFEGVAGRARNVIGEDLGLTDKNRFAFAWIVDFPIYEKDEETGKIDFEHNPFSMPQGGMDALQGDPLEVLGYQYDLACNGYELVSGAIRNHKPEIMFKAFEIAGYGEEEVRKRFGGMVNAFQYGAPPHGGCAAGIDRIVMLLADADNIREVILFPMNQRAEDLMMNAPSDPSTDQLMELGLRVIPQE; via the coding sequence ATGCACGCCTATCGCAGCCAAACCTGTGCCGAATTGACCAAGGAAAACGTGGGCGACACCGTCCGCCTGTCGGGTTGGGTTCACCGTGTGCGCGACCACGGTGGCGTTCTGTTTCTTGACCTGCGCGACCATTATGGCATCACCCAGGTGATCTGCGATGCCGACAGCCCAGCCTTTGTCGAGCTTGAAAAGGCGCGGTCCGAATGGTGCATCCGCGTCGACGGCACCGTCAAGGCACGCGACGAAAGTCTGGTGAACCCCAAGCTTCCCACCGGGGCGATCGAAGTTTACGCCAGCGATATCGAAGTGTTGGGTGCGGCGGCCGAGCTGCCGTTGCAGGTCTTTGGTGATCAGGAATATCCAGAGGAAACGCGCCTGCGTTATCGCTATCTCGATCTGCGCCGCGAAAAGATGCAGGCGAATATGGTCCTGCGGTCTGACGTTGTCGCCTCTATGCGCAAGCGGATGTGGGATGCAAAGTTCCGCGAATTCCAGACCCCGATCATCACCGCCAGCAGCCCTGAAGGCGCGCGTGACTTTCTGGTGCCTTCGCGCCTGCATCCCGGTAAATTCTATGCGCTGCCGCAAGCCCCTCAGCAGTTCAAACAATTGCTGATGGTCAGCGGCTTTGACAAATATTTCCAGATTGCGCCCTGTTTCCGGGACGAAGACCCACGCGCCGACCGCTCGCCCACTGACTTTTACCAGCTTGATCTTGAGATGAGCTTTGTTACCCAGCAGGACGTGTTTGACACGATCCAGCCGGTCATTGGCGGTATCTTTGAAGAGTTCGGCGGCGGCCGTAAAGTGGATCAGGATTGGCCACAGATTTCTTACAAGGACGCGGCCCTTTGGTATGGCTCGGATAAACCAGACCTGCGCAACCCGATCAAAATGCAGGTTGTCAGCGACCATTTCGCAGGGTCCGGGTTTGCGATCTTTGCAAAGCTGTTGGAGCAAGAAGGCACCGAAATTCGTGCCATTCCCGCACCCACGGGTGGCAGCCGCAAGTTCTGTGACCGGATGAATGCCTTTGCGCAAAAAGAAGGGCTGCCCGGCATGGGCTATATCTTTTGGCGTGAAAAGACAGCAGATGCAGTGGCACAGGAACTGGGCATCAGCGTCAAAGAGGCGCAAGCCAAGCTGAAATCCGGTGAGGTCGAAGGCGGCATGGAGGCAGCAGGGCCTTTGGCCAAGAACATTGGCCCTGAACGTACCGAAGCCATCCGCGAACAGCTTGGTCTGAATGTGGGTGATGCGGCGTTCTTTCTTGGTGGCAAGCCAAAAGCGTTTGAAGGCGTTGCTGGCCGGGCACGCAATGTCATTGGTGAAGACCTGGGCCTGACCGATAAAAACCGCTTTGCCTTTGCGTGGATTGTCGATTTCCCGATCTATGAAAAGGACGAGGAAACCGGCAAGATTGATTTTGAACACAACCCGTTTTCCATGCCACAGGGCGGGATGGACGCATTGCAGGGTGATCCGCTTGAGGTGCTTGGGTATCAATACGACCTGGCATGCAACGGGTATGAGTTGGTGTCCGGCGCGATCCGAAACCACAAGCCGGAGATTATGTTCAAGGCCTTTGAAATAGCAGGCTACGGTGAAGAGGAAGTGCGCAAGCGCTTCGGTGGGATGGTTAACGCATTCCAATACGGTGCGCCGCCCCACGGCGGATGTGCGGCTGGGATCGACCGGATTGTGATGTTGCTTGCCGATGCGGATAACATTCGCGAGGTCATTCTGTTTCCGATGAACCAACGCGCCGAAGACCTGATGATGAACGCACCAAGTGATCCGAGCACCGATCAATTGATGGAATTGGGTCTGCGGGTGATCCCACAGGAATAA
- a CDS encoding response regulator, which translates to MDTIDPFAANIPAPTAARPLLGLTILVVEDSRFACEAMRLLCLRSGARIRRADCLRSARRHLQVYRPSVVIVDLGLPDGNGVDLIAELTECQPRVEAILAMSGDGHLEGDALAAGADGFLAKPITSIATFQECILALLPADRRPTGPREITDELVVPDKIAYQDDIAHIADVLDDPPDEHALDYVAQFLSGVARSARDEGLEQAAQALATKRALGQPSGSEAAAIAGMIQNRLAQKIAI; encoded by the coding sequence ATGGATACCATAGACCCGTTTGCGGCGAACATCCCCGCGCCCACCGCTGCGCGCCCCTTGCTTGGGCTTACAATTCTGGTTGTCGAAGACAGCCGATTTGCTTGCGAGGCGATGCGATTGCTCTGCCTGCGCTCGGGTGCGCGGATCAGGCGTGCGGATTGCCTGCGCTCTGCCCGGCGACATTTGCAGGTCTATCGCCCGTCGGTTGTCATCGTGGATCTGGGGTTGCCGGATGGGAATGGTGTCGATCTGATTGCTGAATTAACGGAATGCCAACCACGCGTAGAAGCCATTTTGGCAATGTCCGGTGACGGCCATCTTGAGGGTGATGCATTGGCGGCGGGTGCAGATGGATTTCTGGCCAAACCCATAACGTCAATCGCGACGTTTCAAGAATGTATTCTAGCCCTGTTGCCCGCGGACCGCCGCCCCACAGGCCCCCGCGAAATCACTGATGAATTGGTCGTTCCCGACAAGATCGCCTATCAGGATGACATAGCCCATATTGCCGATGTGCTGGACGACCCGCCTGATGAACACGCATTGGATTACGTGGCACAATTTCTAAGCGGCGTTGCCCGTTCCGCCCGCGACGAAGGCCTTGAACAAGCGGCGCAGGCGCTCGCCACCAAACGCGCGCTTGGCCAGCCATCAGGCTCTGAAGCGGCGGCAATCGCTGGAATGATCCAAAACAGGTTGGCCCAAAAAATCGCTATTTGA
- a CDS encoding FAD-dependent oxidoreductase produces MKNWTRRAALLGSGAVLGALGYRGLASHNPTLDGAGSTATTNPPGTLNDASLLSQTPVHKHIILKDDPGETLVAALRAEIKEARENGRPVNVSAARHSMGGQAIPLDGHAITFDNGLIEPDTSQGTYRAHAGARWAQVIKAIDPIGYSPKVMQSNNDFGVAATFCVNAHGWPVPFGPMGSTVKSIDLITPDGSLVTCSRTENSTLFDQSMGGYGLTGAIVSMEVEMEQNTRLKPSFTEMPAEDFGIAFIQALEDPEVTMAYGRLNVSRAEFFKHALMITYRATDDQSDLPAASGSGTMSKIASYVYRAQLGNERMKDLRWWFETDLGTSLGGGETTRNSLINEPVITLDDRDDTRTDILHEYFVAPDRFPDFLTLCRDVIPSSYQEFLNVTLRFINTDKESWLSYATVPRIAAVMSFSQEMTARAEADMARMTRDLVDGIIAIGGAYYLPYRPHPTVAQLERAYPRAAAFAAAKRALDPDMIFRNNLWDSYLEQL; encoded by the coding sequence ATGAAGAATTGGACACGCAGGGCGGCATTGCTTGGGTCAGGGGCGGTGTTGGGTGCTCTTGGTTATCGCGGTTTGGCATCGCATAATCCGACATTGGACGGCGCGGGATCGACTGCCACGACAAACCCACCCGGCACGCTTAACGATGCCAGCCTGTTGAGCCAAACGCCCGTTCACAAACATATCATCCTCAAGGATGACCCCGGCGAGACCCTCGTCGCGGCACTTCGGGCCGAGATAAAAGAGGCACGCGAGAATGGTCGCCCGGTCAATGTAAGTGCTGCGCGTCATTCAATGGGCGGTCAGGCGATCCCATTGGACGGTCATGCGATCACGTTTGACAATGGCTTGATCGAGCCAGACACCAGTCAAGGAACATACCGCGCCCACGCCGGGGCCCGCTGGGCGCAGGTGATCAAGGCGATCGATCCGATTGGATATTCGCCCAAGGTCATGCAATCCAACAATGATTTTGGTGTTGCGGCGACTTTCTGTGTGAATGCCCATGGCTGGCCCGTGCCGTTTGGCCCGATGGGATCGACGGTCAAATCCATTGACCTGATCACCCCGGATGGGTCGCTCGTTACCTGTTCGCGTACTGAAAACAGCACGCTCTTTGATCAGAGCATGGGCGGCTACGGCCTGACCGGTGCCATCGTGTCGATGGAGGTCGAAATGGAGCAAAACACCCGGCTCAAACCATCATTCACCGAAATGCCCGCCGAGGATTTTGGGATCGCCTTTATTCAAGCCCTCGAAGATCCCGAAGTCACGATGGCCTACGGACGCCTGAACGTGTCGCGCGCCGAGTTTTTCAAACACGCGCTCATGATCACCTATCGCGCTACCGATGATCAATCTGATCTGCCCGCCGCGTCCGGATCTGGCACAATGTCGAAAATCGCCAGCTATGTGTACCGCGCACAACTGGGCAATGAGCGGATGAAGGACCTGCGCTGGTGGTTTGAAACAGACCTTGGCACATCGCTGGGTGGTGGTGAGACGACGCGCAATTCGTTGATCAATGAGCCGGTGATCACGCTGGATGACCGCGACGACACCCGAACAGATATTTTGCACGAATATTTTGTGGCCCCTGACAGGTTTCCCGATTTTCTGACGCTGTGCCGCGACGTGATCCCGTCGTCATACCAAGAGTTCTTGAACGTCACGCTGCGGTTCATCAATACCGACAAGGAAAGCTGGCTGTCTTATGCCACGGTTCCCCGCATCGCCGCTGTCATGTCGTTTTCTCAGGAAATGACCGCGCGGGCTGAGGCGGACATGGCGCGTATGACCCGCGATCTGGTGGACGGGATCATCGCCATTGGCGGCGCGTACTATCTGCCATATCGCCCACACCCCACCGTTGCGCAACTGGAACGCGCCTATCCCCGCGCTGCTGCATTTGCCGCCGCCAAGCGTGCCCTCGACCCTGACATGATCTTTCGAAACAACCTTTGGGACAGCTATCTGGAGCAGCTATGA
- a CDS encoding nitroreductase family protein — MPDPNPDALLFLQTRRSRPAKTLGLPVPDRGALLLLLTAAARTPDHGKLEPWRFIVLERGAMARLAGVVETRGAALGHAAEQIEKGRNQFDQGNLAVVVVEVQKPSEKIPPLEQTYSAGAVCLSLLNASLAAGWGANWLSGWPAHDRGFMRDGLALEDHERIAGIIHIGTETSHPPERPRPDLESITSWVSQ; from the coding sequence ATGCCTGACCCCAATCCTGATGCCTTGCTGTTTTTGCAAACCCGCCGGTCGCGCCCTGCCAAAACGTTGGGATTACCGGTCCCTGACCGTGGCGCTTTACTGCTATTGCTGACCGCTGCGGCTCGAACCCCGGACCACGGAAAATTGGAACCTTGGCGGTTTATCGTTCTGGAACGCGGCGCAATGGCGCGGCTGGCTGGCGTTGTGGAAACCCGTGGTGCGGCACTGGGTCACGCAGCTGAACAGATCGAAAAAGGCCGCAATCAATTTGATCAGGGTAATTTGGCGGTGGTTGTAGTCGAAGTGCAAAAACCGTCCGAGAAAATTCCCCCTTTGGAACAAACCTACTCTGCTGGGGCGGTCTGCCTTTCACTTCTGAACGCATCCCTTGCCGCCGGATGGGGGGCCAATTGGCTCAGCGGTTGGCCCGCGCATGATCGCGGGTTCATGCGGGACGGTCTGGCGCTTGAGGATCACGAACGCATTGCCGGGATCATTCATATCGGCACCGAAACATCGCACCCGCCCGAACGCCCCCGTCCAGACCTCGAAAGCATCACATCATGGGTATCTCAGTGA
- a CDS encoding DUF4383 domain-containing protein produces MTTLQKIAIGYFLALMGAASLNYIPGLTDAEGRAFGIFALDIFDDALHVASALWALAAALISHRASRMFLLIFGALYLGDGVFGFFTGYGYLDLGIFTNASEGMSFTIFRILANLPHIALGGFALLSVWKLDRA; encoded by the coding sequence ATGACCACTTTGCAAAAAATCGCGATCGGCTATTTTCTGGCCCTGATGGGGGCCGCATCGCTGAACTATATTCCCGGTCTGACCGATGCTGAAGGCCGCGCTTTCGGCATCTTTGCCCTCGATATATTTGATGATGCGCTGCATGTCGCCTCGGCGCTTTGGGCGCTGGCCGCTGCTTTGATCTCGCATCGTGCATCGCGGATGTTTCTGTTGATCTTCGGCGCGCTTTATCTGGGCGATGGGGTGTTCGGGTTCTTCACCGGCTATGGTTATCTTGACCTTGGCATCTTCACCAACGCTTCAGAGGGGATGTCGTTCACGATATTCCGTATCCTTGCGAACCTGCCGCATATCGCACTTGGCGGCTTTGCCCTGTTGTCAGTCTGGAAGCTGGACCGCGCATGA